The following DNA comes from Tunturibacter psychrotolerans.
TTGAGATCGAGCGGGAGGATGTGCTCGACGGAAAGTTTTTGGGAGGCGAGGACGCGGTCGAGACCATCGAGGGAGAGGGCGCGTTTTTTGTTGAGGAAGTTTGAGATATGCGCTTGCCGAAATCCAGCTTGATGGGCGAGGCGGCTTCCGGTTAGGACGCCCCGATCGATGCGTCGGAGGAGTTCGAGACGGAGGAGCTCGTGGAGGTCTTGGAAGTTCATAATGGAGGGTATCCCTCGGCGAACCATATCATTCGGCAAGGCGAACATATAGCGAAATATTCGCTTGACGCAATAAGTTTTGTGTTCAAACTACTGCTAACGAGGGATATACGGAAGTGGAATGTCTGAGGAAAAATTGCGATTGACAGTAGTTTTGTCAAAAGCTATAACCTTGAGACTTTCCCAATACGGAACCGAAGCGGTAGAGCGACCGGAGACCTCTCAGCATGGGGCGCGAGAGCTGGACTGTGTTTGGAGACGTGTGGGTGAGGCGACAGGGTGATCGATTTTTCCCAAGGTACGACACCGCACTGAAGCAACGACAGATGAAGGCTGTCGTCTTGACCGACTGGACCAGCAGAGTAAAGCGGCAAGCGAACGGCGTTCCATAGCAACTTAGGCGAGCCCACTCGGCCATTGAAAAAATCGAGGCTCGCCGGGGGAGAAGTACGCTTTGAAAGGGAACGAAGTGAACTACTTGCGCATGGATTTGAAGGTATGTGAAGGGTGCGGGGCGCTTTGGCTCCGTGCGGGCTCTGACGGTGTGTACTGCCGGGGATGTGCCGGGCGACTGGCTGAATTTCCGGCACCGCGAGGCAAGCATGCTGGAGGAAGAAAGCGACGGCAGATGCGTAGCGGGAGTTTGCGCAGCGTGGGATGCACGGCGGCGGTGGTGGTTGTCGGAGGTGCACGATGAGTGCAGCTTTGGTGATTCTGCCGGCGGTGTGGGCTACGGCTGCGCCTTCTCGTGTGAAGACGCTGCCAGAGTTGGTGCAACAGAAGAAGACGGCTCCGGAGCTGGCGTTCTACCGGAAGTATACGGAGGGAATGCTGCGACGGTATGTGAGGCTGTCGATGGAGGCGGGAAGAGCGCCGTCGTTGCTGGGTCGCGAGATGTTTCGCGGGAAGGTGACGAGCTACCGAGTGCACAGCTTTGAAGATGTGGTGATCTTCGTGCATGACGTGGAGACGTGTCTCAAGAAGCTTGACGAGGGACAACAACACTTGATCCGACGGATTGCGCTGCAGGAGTTTACGCAGCAGGAGACGGCTGGTCTGCTGGGGTTGAGCCTGAGGTCGGTGCACCGGCAGTATGCGGATGCGCTGGATGAGCTGACGGAGATCTTCCTGGAACGAAAACTTCTGGAGCCTGCGAAGGCTTGTCAAGAGGCTGGAAGTGCCCTGTAAAGCGTAAGTCATTGTTTTACTTGTAGTTATTTCTGTCTTGAAGTTGGCGCATGAGTTATGAGCCAGCTGTTACTCTGGAAAGGTAACAAATTGATACGGGAGAGCGCCTGATGGCTGCTCTCCCGTTTGCTTTTCTGGGACAAGCTTGGAGCGTTGGTGCCGATTTGGGATGTGGGGAAAAAGTTGTCAAGGGGTAGAAAGTGGCTTGAGGGTGCTAAGTCGTTGTTTCGATGACGATTATTTCTCTCCAAAAGTTGGCGTATTAGTTATGGTCCAACTGCTATTCTGGAAAGGTAGTAAAGAATTGAAACGGGAGAGCGCCTGATGGCTGCTCTCCCGTTTGCTTTTGGGAGGAGACCAGGTGGAACGGAAGCGGGTGGCGGGCAGGTTTGTGCGACAAGGGCTGGACGGGGATAGCGGCGTTCAGGGGACTGCAAAGAAGGATGCCGGGGAAGGCGGTGCGGGTGGAGGTGGTTCGAAGGGCCCGCGGCCGAAGTTCTGCAGAACCTTTACACGGGCTCGGGTGGCGGAGGCGCTGCCTGAGATTGTGGAACGGTTTGTGGAGGAAGCCAAGAAGGGCAGCATTGCTCATGCAAAGATGCTGGCGAATCTGGGAGGGCTGGACAAGGGCGAGATGCCGGCGGAGTCCAAGCGGCGAGGGAAGAGCGTTGTGGGGCAGCTGCTGGAGAAGATGGCTCGCGAGCCGGAAGAGTAAGTAGGCAGTCGGGTTTTGTGGGGGCTTTCCTGGGTGGTCGGGGGTTGTTCTGCGGTCCGGTCTAATTTGTAACTAATACGGTTCGCGTAATTTCAATTTGTAACTTATTTTGATCGATACCGGATCGATCGCGGAATGGCGTGGTGGGGTTGCCCTGTTGGATGTGCCGGTTGAGAAAAAAGGCAACCGTGCATGTCCGCGGGGCGATGGCAGGGGTGTGGTCGTTTGGGCGGTTTTTACAAAATACAGGAGGTGCAATGGGACACTCGGAAGGGCTTCATCGGCGAAGTGCTGGGCTTGCTGGATGGTCGGAGCTTGCAGGCAGGCGGGATGGTTTGCGAGGCGCTGCGGGTCTCGAGATGCGGGCGATGGCGGTGGAGTTTCCGGTAGTGCATGGACATCCGAACCGGTTGCCGTTTGAAGGAGTGTTGACGCTGGTCGATGTGGCAAGCGATAAGGCTCCCAGTGGTGCGAAGGGGCATCGGGTGGTGCTGACGCGTGCGGCTGCAGAGGCTGCGCTGCCGAGTTTGCTGGGGATGGCTGTCGACTACAAGGCGGGATGGGATGGACATGATGCGCGGCAGAAGTGCGGCATCATTACAGCCGCTGAGTTGGATGGACAGAAGCTGACGGTGGCGGGTTACTTGTTTGCACGGGATTTTCCGGAGATGGAGGCGAAGATTCAGGGGAGCGGAGGCGCGTCGAATTTGATGGGGATGAGTTATGAACTGGCGGATGCGCATGTGGCGGATATGCGAGCGCAGGTTTGGACGCTGACTCGTGCGACCTTTACCGGGGCTGCGATTCTGCTGCGGGAGAAGGCGGCTTACCGGAGTACGAGCTTTCGTGTGAAGCGGCCGGCTGCGGCTGGACGGCGCGCGGCGGTGGCTCGGTAGTTCACAAAGAAAAGTACGTGCTGCGCGCACGGCGCGATCTGCCATCGAGGCTGACGCGCCTTCGGCGCCATAAATGAAATGAGGGGACCATGAGTTTTGTGAGTGTAATGGAGACGATTGGAAAGGGATTTGCCAAGGGCCTGAAGTGGGCGGTCGAGTATGCCGTCCCGGTGGAGAGGCTGGTTGGACTTCTGTTTCCGGTTGCGGCTCCAATTGCGAATGAAGTGGCCGATGCTACTTCACTGATTCAGACGGCGGTGCTGCTGGTGGAGCAAAAGTATGCGGCTTCCGGCGCACAGAGTGGCACTGGTGCACAGAAGCTTTCGGAGGTGTTGCTGCTGACGGAGCAGTCCGTGACTGCGCTGCTGGCGAAGGCTGGCATTACGGCTGATAGCACCTATATCGCGAATGTGGTCTCTGCTGTGGTGGCGATTTTGAATGTGCAGAGTGGGCTGAGCCCTGCGGTTACTACTACGACAGCTGCGGCCTAAACGAGATTCAGTGGGTGGACTGATTAACTGAAGAGAAAGGCGAGAGAGCATGGAGATGGAACTCGATATGAAAGACGAGCTGGGAGTCACCGTTGAACGTCTGGCTGCAGCCGCGGGTTTGCTGGAACAGGCGGTTGAAAGACTGGCGCAGCGGCAGAATGATTTTGCCCTGGATGCCGAGGCTTCGATCGGCCGGATTGTTGCGACTGTTGAAGGACGGCGCGAGGCCGAGCTGGAGGAGAAGTTGGCTGCGGCTGAGGCCGAGATTGCGCAGTTGAAGGCAGCGGCTGCATCTGAGCCTTCTGAAGTTTCACATGGACGGAAGACTCTTCCTTTGGCGATGGTGAATCTGCTGGCGAAGCAGGGCGTCGCTGCGGAGACGATGGAAGCCGGTAGCGTGGATGCTGCTCTTACAAACTTGAGCATTGAGCAGAGGATTGCTGTGAAGGCTCAGTTGATGCGGTCTGGCTTGCTCGGTTGATTTGACGGCAACAGCAAGTGCGTGCTGCGCGCACGGCGCGATCTGCCATCGAGGCTAACGCGCCTTCGGCGCCGGTAATGGAGTTTTTAAATGGCGTGGCTGCGGCTGCGCCTTTTTTGTTTTGAAAGGGAGAAAGATGAACGCGAAGTTTACCGATATTCATGGCGCAGCAGACTTTATTGGACCTGGCGCGATTGAAGTTCCGTTGTATCAGACAGAGATCCTGGACCTCGTGCGTCGCCGCGGGATCTTTGGTCAGCGCATCAAGCAGGTTCCTGCTACTGGCCATCCTTCACGCTATTTCGAGGAGACTGCGATTCCGGCTCCTGCGGCTGGCACAGGTTTTGTGGATCCGCGTAACATCGTCGCTCCGCTGGTCAACCCGACTCGCATCGAGAACAGTGTTCCGTTGAAGGCTCTGGTAGCACAAATCAACTACAACCTGTTCGATATGGAGCTCGGTCGTCAGCAGAGCCAGTTTGCCTATCTCCAGGCGAAGGACCTTGCCGATACCGTTGATGGCGTTCTTCGTACGCATGACGTTGCACTTTGGAACGGCACCGACACCAGCCTGAGCTCACCTACGACTGCGCAGTATTTTGGTGCGGGTGCGCAGATCGCTGGTGGTGGTAACACCGTTTCGATCGGTACCAACCAGAGCATCGTCGATGGTTTCAAGTCGACGATTGCTCAGATGGTTTCGAACAGCTCGTTTGGTGTTCGTCCGACTGCGATTTATGCAAACCCGGTTCTGCTCGATCTGATCGATCGTGAGATGAAGACCGAGTTCAACGTTGTGTTGAACACACGCGAGATTGAAGCGGGCTTTACGGTGAAGACGCTGTCGACGCAGGCTGGCGATATTCCGCTGATTCCTGAATGGACGCTGAGCTATACCGGTACCCCTGGTTCGGGTTCGGCTGTTCTGCCCGCCTACATCGTGACCGAGGACTTGATTGAGTACCACTGGTTGAGCGATCCGAATCCTCGCATCTTCCAACTCGGCGTTCCCGGCTCGCTGGCTTCGCAGTATGTGGTCGTGAAGTTTGGCGGCGTCGTTGTGAAGGGCGCAAACTATGCCCACTACCAGGTTCTGGTCGACCGCTAGAGCCTGGAGCTTGGTCGGTTTCGGTTGGTTTGTTGGATAACTATGGGGGCCGGTGCTATTTGTGCCGGTCCCTGTTGCTTTTTGAGAGAGGGATGCGATGGGCTATTTGTTGCCGACGGAGTATGTGCAGTATGGACTGACGGCAGAGACTACGGATGACTGGGTGACGATGGCTTCTGCGCTGATGGAGTCTTATTGCCGGCGGCCGAGTCTTTTGGTGACGCAGTATGTGGAGCGGATGCGGCTGACGGATGGCGCGCAGACAGTGCGGCTGAGCTATCGTCCGCTCGCTGCGGCGGTGGGAGCTGCTTCTGCGTTGGTGGGCGTGAGGGTTCGGTTTGCGAGGCCGCGGAGGGGAGAGCTGCCTGATCTGTTTCATGAAGAGATCGCGCGGGCGTTCAGCGTGCCGGGGAGCTGGAGTGTATTGGATGTAACGACTGTCGATGTGAATCAGACAACAGCTGAGCTGACGTTTCCCAGAAATTTTCTGGGGATTGATTACAACGAGGTTGCGGTGACTTACACATCGGGATTGGTGACTGTGCCTGATGCGGTGAAGGTCGCGTGCGTGCAGATTGTGAAGAATGCCCAGGCGACGCCTGCGATGAATGTGAAGTCGAGCAAGATGGACACGATGCAGATGCAGTACTTCAGCGGGTCTCTGATCGATCCGCAGGTACAGCTGCTGCTGAAGCCCTATGTCGCAGAGAGGCTTGGGTGATGCGATGGGACAGTTGCGAGATGCATCAATAAGGGCACTGCGAGCGGCGGATGTTTTGTTGCGCTGTGGCGGGGGGCGAAGTGTGTTTTTGCGGATGCCGGCTCCGGCTAGCTCCGGTGATACGACGGAGCAACTTGGGCTGGCGGTGCCTACGTTTCAGGATGTGGCGCTGGAGCCGGTGGTCTTTCGGAAGGCTCGGGCTACGTTGGCTGATGGTAAGGCGGCTACGAGTGAGCTGCTGGTTTCCGCGACATCCGTGAATGCCCTGGTCGGTTCGATGGGGATTTCGGCTGCGAATGTTCTGTTTGCCACGGCGTTCGGGGTGTTGATCGACGATGTGCTGATGGAGATTGAGTCGGCATCGGAGTCGGAGCTTGGGGGCGCTACTTACGTTTATCGACTGGTGTTGCGGGCTCCGTTGGCGTTGATGGTTTAGTTGCGACGTAAATGTCACTGGAAAGGTTACAGATAAATGCAGAATGCTAGAGATACGTTTTATGTCACGCTGCGAGACAGGCTGGCGGCGGTGAATCCGGCACGGACGATAGTGCTGCGCGGGGTGACACGGCCTGGCGTGCTGGTGGAGGAGAACGAGCTGGCTTCTGCGACTGTGCCGGTGAATGCGTTTTGCCTGCGCTGGACGGGGCTTAGCGTGGACGCGCTGGCGGCGCTACCGCTCGCGACGATGACGTGCGAGATCAGCTATGCGACCGATGGCGACTCCGGCAACGGGGGGATGGATCGGGGGCGGTTGCTGTCGGGGATGGATGCGGAGTTGGTATCGGCGGTGAGTGCGGCTCCACAGAATGTGACGAAGATGAACTATGTTGGGGCCGCGGGTGGATCGGGACTGGCTCCTGTGGCGATGGGGACGAATGTGTTCTGGGGAGATGCTGCGTTTGGGGCTGCTGTGGTGAACGGTGAGCGGCTGGAGCGGGTGGCTACGGTTGTGGTGTTTTGCTACCAGGAAGCGGGTGAGCTGTGAGTGCGACTGTAACTGCAGTTAGTCTGGTGGGCGCGGTGGCCCCGGTGACGCGGAGAGTGAGGGCTTATTTTGCTCCGGTAAACCGTGAGGCGGGAGCGCCGACGTTGTTCGATGCGTCGCAGATGGGGACGTTTGCGTTGAGTTCGCCGCCGTCGCCGTGGATGGATTTGGGATGGTGCTCCAAGTTTGCGAGGAAGAGCGCGTCGAAGATTGGAGCGCTGACGACTGGCGCGCCAGCAGTGGTGCAGAGCCAGGTTGTGACCCAGGTGGAGGCTACGGTTGAGCTTGAGTTTGAGAGCTGGGGGAAGTTGCAACTGGCGCTGGCTGCGGGGTCGCAACAGATGAATCTGTTGCGGACGGCGACTGGCGCGGCGGCGAATGGGAGTGGCGGTGTGGCGGCAAAGGCTGTTCCGCTGGTGCCTGGATCGACGGCCAGCTCGTTGAGTGTGGGGGCGACGGCGGTGGCACAGTTCCAGGTTGGGGAGTTGGTCGCCGTCGATGAAGATTACGTGGCACAGACGGGTTTTGTGGGGAGCGGGGTCAGTGCGGCTTACGTGAGTTCGCCTGCGTCTGTGGCAAATGACATCAACTATATTCGGCGGGTCACGCTGAATGTGGGTCGGGTTGTGGGGATTGCGAATGGAGCGCTGCAGTTGGGGTCGGCGCTGCTGGCTGGGGCACCGCCTTCGGGGATGCAGGTGAGTCCGCTGATGGGATTCGTCGATCGTGAGGGCGGCGGATTCTTTCAGGAGTGGTCGGGGCTGTTTGTGATGGATGGGGAACAGGGAGACAGGGTGATCTACCACTATCCACGATTGCAGGCGATGCAGGGTGCGGCGGAGATGGTGGAGACGCTGGCCGGGCCGCTCGAGAAGGTGAAGCTGGCGGGGGCGTTTCGCGCTCTGCCAGTGAAGGATGCTAACGACGGCGAGACGGTTTTGTGCTTCCGCAGCTATCTGCCGGGAGCGATGCGGGCCGTTTAGCAAAGACAACCTTTACGCATTGACAAGTGGAAGCGAATTTGACGCGACGACGACTCGCGCAGATGACTTGTGCCCGGACGGATGGGCCGCGGCGAACGAGAGTGAACAGGAACGAGGAGAACGACGATGCATTGGAAGCCTAAAGGATGGACGCTGATCGGGATGCTGCTGCTGGCAATTCCGGGGGCGATGACGGTGATGAAGGTGGCGGCGGCGGCGCAGGCGACTACACCAAGCACAATTGATACTACTCAGGTTACAGATACGGTTTATCGTGGGGATGGGACGCTGGCTAACGGCAGCGTGATTGTGAGCTGGCAGGCTTTTACCGCCGCGAGTGGGCAATCCGTGCCAAGTGGTAGCACTTCCGCCACGATCACCAATGGTGCTTTGAGCCTGGCGCTGGTTCCCAATGCGGGCTCGACACCGATTGGGACCTACTATACGGCGGTGTATCACCTGGACGATGGAAGTGTGAGCCGGGAGTTCTGGGTGGTTCCGGTGAGCCTTGCTCCGGTGCAGGTAAGCACGATCAAGAGCACGGTGCTTCCGACTTCGGTGGCGATGCAGACGGTGAGCAAGAACTACGTGGATACCGCGATTGCCGCTGCCGTGACAGGGCATCCGCTCGATAGCTCCAATCCTTTTGTCGAGAAGGCGGGAGATACGATGACGGGACCGCTGGTTCTTCCGGCGGACCCGACGACTCCGAACCAGGCGGCGGACAAGCACTATGTCGATGTGAATATAGCGGGTGCTGCGGCTGGATTGGGGCAGAAGGTTTCGACACTGCCTGCGGCGACACAGGTTGTGGTGCAGCCGGTTGGGACGCAGTTGCAAGTGAACAACCTGAACGGCGACGAGTATGCCAGCCAGTATGTAAGCGGCCTGGGAGGCAACGGAATCGCGAATGCGGTGACAAGCCCGGATTGCGCGAGCGGCTGCGATGTGAAGGTGGAACACAGCTACCCGGTGGGAGAGAGCTACGTCGCGACCACGTTGAACAGCGGCGCGGGGGGGACTCATATCGAGGACGAGAGGAACGGGCAACGTCGCGATACGTATATGAATCCGACCACTTCCGAGGCAGGCGGGGCAGATGCCGGCCAGGTGATCGATGTGACTTCGACTCGGAGCTCGCAGGCTGAAGTTGCGGCGGGAGGGTCCAGTGATCCGACTTCGTTTGGTCTACAGATTCGACACCAGGGCCTGACGGGCGGGTCGAACCTGTTTCCGGAGACGATTGGCAGTGTTCCTTACTTCAAGACCAACTACAACGCAGTGAGTATTACGGGCACCTACAACACCATGGGTCAGCACATACT
Coding sequences within:
- a CDS encoding sigma factor-like helix-turn-helix DNA-binding protein — protein: MSAALVILPAVWATAAPSRVKTLPELVQQKKTAPELAFYRKYTEGMLRRYVRLSMEAGRAPSLLGREMFRGKVTSYRVHSFEDVVIFVHDVETCLKKLDEGQQHLIRRIALQEFTQQETAGLLGLSLRSVHRQYADALDELTEIFLERKLLEPAKACQEAGSAL